GTGGAATTAGGCAAATATTTTCTGGCGCAACAACTGAATATTCCTGGCGAACGCTACGATTCTCTTAACCAAAAATGGGCGGGTGGGCCAGGTGGAACGAATGACCTTTTAGCCGATCTTTCCCTGGAGGATGTGCACTTGGGAAATGGGAGGTTTTCGGTTAAGATCAAGGATTCAGAACGCAAGTTTGACATCAACATGGCGGTAAATAATGACGCGGTTTTACAACAGGCGTTGATTCTGGCGGGTGTGGATGCCTCGGACGTGCCAACTATTATTGGTTCCATCCAGGACTGGATTGATAAAGATGACAATACTCACATCAACGGCGCGGAGTCGGATTACTATCAAAGTTTAAATCCTCCGTACTTTGCCAAAAA
This window of the Pedosphaera parvula Ellin514 genome carries:
- a CDS encoding general secretion pathway protein GspK; the encoded protein is MKLRSKGKQSGIAIVIVMVSIFVLSVIAGVFAFSMKVESRLAMNGYNETEMEWLGRSGVELGKYFLAQQLNIPGERYDSLNQKWAGGPGGTNDLLADLSLEDVHLGNGRFSVKIKDSERKFDINMAVNNDAVLQQALILAGVDASDVPTIIGSIQDWIDKDDNTHINGAESDYYQSLNPPYFAKNGPFDDVSELLFVKGVSPDIYWGPNSTNHPQTLFTT